The Micromonospora siamensis genome contains the following window.
GCGCAGCGATCTGATGCTCGTGGTGGAGGACTCCGACGAGGACGTCGAGGCCATCACCCGGGCCGTCGGCCGCTCCCACCCCGAGGTGGTGCTCGAGGTGCTGCGCAGCGGCGCGGAGGTGCTGCCCCGGCTCACCGATCCCCGGGCGCCCCGCCCCGGGCTGGTGCTGCTCGACCTCAACCTCCCCGGCGACGACGGGCACCGGGTGCTCGCCGACATCCGCCGGCGACCCGAGTTCGCCGAACTGCGGGTGGTGGTCTTCACCTCGTCGACCGCCCCGGACGAGGTCGCGGCCTGCTATGCCGCCGGCGCCGACAGCTACCTCTACAAGCCGGTCAGCTTCGCGTTGTTCCAGAGCGTGCTGCGGGGCGCCCTGGACTACTGGCGCGGTTCGTCCTCCGCGGCCGGCAGGGTCAACCGGACCGACGTGCCGCCCTCCGGGCCGTCGGAGATCCAGACCTGACCGCCGTGCCGCTCGACCAGCCGCTTGACGATCGCCAGACCGGCACCGGAGCCACCGCCGTGGGCGGACTGCGGATGCAGCCGACGGAACAGTTGGAACACCTCGCCCCGTAGGTGGGCGGGCACACCGATGCCGTTGTCGGTGACGGCGACCGCGGGGACCGGCTCGGTGGCCCCCGGCGGCACCGCGTCCAGCATTTCCACGGCGACCCACCGCGGCTGCTCCTCGCGGGCGTACTTGGCGGCGTTGACCAGCAGGTTCACCAGGATCTCCGCGAACCGGTCCAGGTCCACGTCGACCGTCGCCGCCCCGCGCTCGGGCATCCGCAGTTCCATCGCGGCGTCGCGCAGCCGGGGCCCGGCGATCTCCAGGGCGTGCTCGACCGCGGTGCGCAGGTCCACCAGGCGTCGGCGCAGGCTGGTCTGCCCCACCCGGGCGAAGTAGAGCAGCGAGTTGAGCAGCTCGTCCATGCGTACGGCGAGCCGCTCCACGGTGCGCAACCGGCGCAGGGTCACCTCGTCGACCTCGGAGCCGGCGTCCTCGAGGATGAAGGTCGCGGCGTTGGCGATGCCACGCAACGGCTCCTTCAGGTCGTGCGCGGCGACGTGGGCGAACGACTCCAGGTCGAGGTTGATCCGGCTCAGCTCCCGGTTGAGCCCGGCGAGCGCGGCGGCGTGCCGCAGGATCACGTCCGTGACGGCCCGGCCCAGCTCGGTGGCGACCGTGGCGTCGGTGACCGTCCAGGGCCGGCTGTGCCCGCGTACGGTGGCGAGGAAGACGGCGGCGGAACCGCGCGGGGTGAGCCGCTCGCCGTTGGGCCCGAGCACCACCGGCGCACCCGGGTCCGCCGCCCAGCGACGTTCGACGGTCCGTTCCCGGCGCAGCCAGGCGATGCAGTCCCCGGCCCGGCTCAACGGCAGCACCAGCGCCCCGCTGACCTGACCGTCGTGCCGCCAGCCGCCCGGCAGCGCGCCGGCCAGGTGGTCGGAGGACCACGGCCGGCCGGGCGTCGACGCCGGCAGTCCGGCCCAGAGGTCGTCGACCAGTTGCGGTGGCAGCGGCGCCCCGCGTACCGCGGTCTCGTCACCCAGGCGCACCACGACGGAGTCGGCGTCGACCAGGGCCAGCAGGTCGACCGGACCCTCCAGCAGGGCGGTGGGCAGGGCGTCGGCCATCGTCTCCGTCGCGCGGGCGAGCGCGGCCCGGCCCCGCTCCAGCCCGACCGCCTCGTCCCGGGCCCGCAGCGCGGCCAGGTGCAGCGAGAGCGCGACCCCGAAGAACTCGCAGGCCGACCGGAGTTCCGCGCCGAGCCGGCGGGGCCGGCGACCGTGGCAGGCG
Protein-coding sequences here:
- a CDS encoding ATP-binding protein; its protein translation is MSRTVESRWDREARAEQSVGTPFDFTECVREQIHLLGGVQSYGALVAVRDSVVAVASSNTGAVLGVAPAELVGTPLSRLLSPDQIDAALTLEQADTGETAVLPVTAGPHRRAFDLTLHRVDGRLVLEFEPAEPDRPPFTRFYTLVRQALTRLQRATSVTEACQAAVREVRAITGYDRVVAYRFETLDGPGEVVAEDRAAELEPWLGLWFPATDIPPQARRLYERNWIRVIADVEDPTASLTPPRLADTGAPLDLSRSVLRTVSPFHLEYLRNIGVASSMSVSLLAEERLWGLIACHGRRPRRLGAELRSACEFFGVALSLHLAALRARDEAVGLERGRAALARATETMADALPTALLEGPVDLLALVDADSVVVRLGDETAVRGAPLPPQLVDDLWAGLPASTPGRPWSSDHLAGALPGGWRHDGQVSGALVLPLSRAGDCIAWLRRERTVERRWAADPGAPVVLGPNGERLTPRGSAAVFLATVRGHSRPWTVTDATVATELGRAVTDVILRHAAALAGLNRELSRINLDLESFAHVAAHDLKEPLRGIANAATFILEDAGSEVDEVTLRRLRTVERLAVRMDELLNSLLYFARVGQTSLRRRLVDLRTAVEHALEIAGPRLRDAAMELRMPERGAATVDVDLDRFAEILVNLLVNAAKYAREEQPRWVAVEMLDAVPPGATEPVPAVAVTDNGIGVPAHLRGEVFQLFRRLHPQSAHGGGSGAGLAIVKRLVERHGGQVWISDGPEGGTSVRLTLPAAEDEPRQ
- a CDS encoding response regulator, which gives rise to MRSDLMLVVEDSDEDVEAITRAVGRSHPEVVLEVLRSGAEVLPRLTDPRAPRPGLVLLDLNLPGDDGHRVLADIRRRPEFAELRVVVFTSSTAPDEVAACYAAGADSYLYKPVSFALFQSVLRGALDYWRGSSSAAGRVNRTDVPPSGPSEIQT